The following coding sequences lie in one Musa acuminata AAA Group cultivar baxijiao chromosome BXJ3-1, Cavendish_Baxijiao_AAA, whole genome shotgun sequence genomic window:
- the LOC135629230 gene encoding mannose-specific lectin 3-like gives MGIPSACSLLLSFLSLVLLLLPTPSTANDNNILLTGDVLRPDCQLSFLDASLTMRSDCDLVLYAQSDPVFSSSTYDEGAFNCSAVLNQYGQIVISNPLTGRVLWVSGDPGPQGKYAAVLKPDGNLGIYGPPIWSTLPVVTEGQDNPVGEVNSVTAPLKNTLFSTEILEEKGELTTRDYTLAMDDSCSLNLQRGSEQYLWVSGTAGLGAHCFLRLNRLGQLTIKDDRYNTLWSTAPSSQGEGEYVLILQYNGQAAVYGPMFWAADAEDADVTRISSSPKSQPMSPQPMPSQPVSPQPMSPQPMPSQPLSPQPMPSQPVSPQPMSPQPMPSQPLSPQPMPSQPMSPQPMPSMTMNF, from the coding sequence ATGGGCATCCCCAGTGCGTGCTCTCTTCTTCTCTCCTTCCTCTCCttggtcctcctcctcctcccgaccCCTTCCACTGCTAACGACAACAACATCTTGCTCACCGGCGACGTCCTGCGACCTGACTGCCAGCTCTCCTTCCTGGACGCGTCCCTCACCATGCGGAGCGACTGCGACCTCGTGTTGTATGCACAATCGGACCCCGTCTTCAGCTCCTCCACGTACGACGAGGGTGCCTTTAACTGCAGCGCCGTCCTCAACCAATACGGCCAAATCGTCATCTCCAACCCCCTCACCGGCCGCGTCCTTTGGGTCTCTGGGGATCCCGGCCCCCAAGGCAAGTACGCCGCCGTCCTCAAGCCCGACGGAAACCTGGGCATCTACGGCCCGCCCATCTGGTCCACGCTTCCAGTCGTCACCGAGGGCCAAGATAACCCCGTGGGAGAGGTGAATTCAGTGACGGCGCCGCTGAAGAACACCTTGTTCTCCACCGAGATCCTCGAAGAGAAAGGCGAGCTGACAACCAGGGATTACACTCTCGCCATGGATGATTCTTGCAGTCTGAACCTGCAGAGAGGAAGTGAGCAATACCTCTGGGTTTCTGGAACGGCAGGCCTCGGTGCTCACTGCTTCCTTAGGCTCAACCGCTTGGGGCAGCTCACCATCAAGGACGACAGGTATAACACCCTGTGGTCGACGGCGCCGTCGTCACAGGGTGAGGGCGAGTACGTGCTTATCCTCCAATACAACGGACAAGCTGCCGTCTACGGGCCTATGTTCTGGGCTGCTGACGCCGAAGACGCCGATGTCACTCGAATCTCTTCTTCGCCAAAGTCTCAGCCGATGTCTCCACAGCCAATGCCTTCACAGCCGGTGTCTCCACAGCCGATGTCTCCACAGCCAATGCCTTCACAGCCGCTGTCTCCGCAGCCGATGCCTTCACAGCCGGTGTCTCCACAGCCGATGTCTCCACAGCCAATGCCTTCACAGCCGCTGTCTCCGCAGCCGATGCCTTCACAGCCGATGTCTCCGCAGCCGATGCCTTCCATGACCATGAATTTTTAG
- the LOC135628138 gene encoding serine/threonine-protein kinase ATG1c-like isoform X3, which produces MASTSGGVARGRRLVGDYIIDRQIGAGAFSTVWLARHRIQGTEVAVKEIAMSRLSEKLRRSLLSEVSILGRISHPNIIALYDFIQSHGRVSEATAMYFMKQLASGLQVLRANNVIHRDLKPQNLLLSTYDENATLKIADFGFARSLSPSTLADTLCGTPLYMAPEVMELKKYDGKADLWSVGVIFYQLVTGKTPFTANNQIELLQNIVNAKQLCFPSHHNLSSDCMDLCQKLLHPNAVERLTFEEFFNHQFLSKQPPVDIARMIYREQESIPLVECSRTRSIGENSHDDYLPFPLDEESIRKKRNLSHSMLKGTVKPDSGFSVDIGHKNRICSPSEVVAISSGYAGHRHDSRESTGVPAKDIFFMVQKPTSSSSKDSAAVDSLELVDQDYVLVPRPPLLMSLSSVSPSRPSNSPCKSEGSQITSPNVRASSAPMPISGAAVSNAPAIRSLGSFGSPASETSHGSIDMSDAVEQPSGHFMTRIISLQQFASVITDVVKEKIENGQRLEAFSVQLVVLAIWRQALHICHAHDASGMEASPSHEVKTQKNCISKTVEYINCTSSQALDAISSEIQRNFLLGVEYGEELSWEIRQMAVATKLPDAMEIIFQSALTLGRQGGVDEMMGNTESASSRYSKAVCLLCFLLVEPPFLVLSPPFSLTNSDRCRLRLYIEVINDRRGQSQLQRTVIKHEGH; this is translated from the exons ATGGCCAGCACCTCTGGCGGTGTGGCGAGAGGGCGCCGGCTCGTGGGCGAttacattattgatcgacagattggGGCGGGAGCGTTCTCTACTGTGTGGCTGGCGCGGCACCGCATTCAGGGAACGGAGGTGGCCGTCAAGGAAATTGCCATGTCTCGTCTTTCTGAGAAGTTGCGGCGCAGCCTTCTCTCCGAAGTCTCCATCCTCGGTCGCATCAGCCACCCTAACATCATCGCTCTCTACGACTTCATCCAG AGTCATGGTAGAGTTTCCGAAGCAACTGCAATGTATTTTATGAAACAGCTAG CTTCTGGTTTGCAGGTTCTCCGTGCTAATAATGTCATTCATCGTGACCTGAAGCCACAG AATCTTCTTCTCTCGacatatgatgaaaatgcaaccTTGAAAATTGCAGATTTTGGCTTTGCTAG ATCTCTGTCACCTTCTACCCTAGCTGATACTCTTTGTGGTACACCCCTTTACATGGCTCCAGAAGTAATGGAATTGAAGAAGTATGATGGAAAG GCAGATCTCTGGAGTGTTGGAGTTATATTTTATCAACTTGTAACAGGAAAGACACCTTTTACTGCAAATAATCAAATAGAG TTACTGCAGAATATAGTCAATGCAAAACAACTATGTTTCCCATCACATCACAATTTGAGCTCTGACTGTATGGATTTGTGCCAGAAATTATTGCATCCTAATGCTG TGGAACGTTTGACATTTGAGGAGTTCTTCAATCATCAATTTCTTTCCAAACAGCCTCCCGTTGACATAGCAAG GATGATATATAGAGAGCAAGAAAGCATTCCACTGGTTGAATGCAGTCGTACAAGGTCCATCGGAGAAAATTCACATGATGACTATTTGCCTTTCCCTTTAGATGAGGAATCTATTAGGAAGAAAAGAAATCTTTCTCATTCCATGCTCAAGGGCACAGTGAAACCGGATTCGGGATTCTCTGTTGATATTGGACATAAAAATCGGATTTGTAGTCCATCAGAAGTTGTAGCCATTTCTTCCGGATATGCTGGCCATAGGCATGATTCTAGGGAGTCTACTGGTGTACCTGCTAAAGATATATTTTTCATGGTACAAAAGCCTACTAGTTCCTCTTCGAAAG ATTCTGCGGCTGTGGACTCATTGGAACTTGTTGATCAGGATTATGTCCTTGTTCCTAGACCACCCCTGCTTATGTCTTTGTCTTCAGTAAGTCCCTCCAGGCCAAGCAATTCACCATGCAAATCAGAAGGTTCACAAATTACATCTCCAAATGTTAGGGCATCAAGTGCACCAATGCCAATAAGTGGTGCAGCAGTCAGTAATGCTCCTGCCATAAGAAGCCTGGGAAGTTTTGGCTCTCCTGCATCAGAAACTTCCCATGGATCCATCGATATGTCTGATGCTGTGGAGCAGCCATCAGGTCACTTCATGACGAGGATTATATCGTTGCAGCAGTTTGCATCTGTCATAACAGATGTGGTCAAAGAAAAG ATCGAAAACGGGCAACGACTGGAAGCATTCTCAGTTCAGCTAGTGGTTCTTGCTATCTGGAGGCAAGCACTGCACATTTGCCATGCACATGATGCATCGGGTATGGAAGCAAGTCCGTCGCATGAAGTAAAGACCCAGAAAAATTGCATTTCCAAAACAGTGGAATATATCAACTGCACAAGCTCTCAAGCATTAGATGCTATTTCCTCAGAGATTCAGAGAAACTTTCTTCTTGGAGTTGAGTATGGCGAGGAGCTTTCCTGGGAAATTAGGCAAATGGCAG TAGCTACCAAGCTGCCAGATGCAATGGAAATAATATTCCAATCTGCCCTTACATTGGGCAGACAGGGTGGT GTCGATGAGATGATGGGGAACACAGAGAGCGCGTCATCTCGGTATTCAAAAGCAGTATGCTTGTTGTGTTTTCTTCTGGTGGAGCCACCATTTCTTGTTCTCAGCCCGCCATTTTCCCTTACGAATTCAGATCGTTGCCGGCTCCGCTTGTACATTGAGGTTATCAACGATCGACGAGGCCAGTCCCAGTTACAGAGAACAGTCATCAAGCATGAGGGTCATTAA
- the LOC135628138 gene encoding serine/threonine-protein kinase ATG1c-like isoform X2, translating to MASTSGGVARGRRLVGDYIIDRQIGAGAFSTVWLARHRIQGTEVAVKEIAMSRLSEKLRRSLLSEVSILGRISHPNIIALYDFIQIPGRIYLVLELCRGGDLSLYIQSHGRVSEATAMYFMKQLASGLQVLRANNVIHRDLKPQNLLLSTYDENATLKIADFGFARSLSPSTLADTLCGTPLYMAPEVMELKKYDGKADLWSVGVIFYQLVTGKTPFTANNQIELLQNIVNAKQLCFPSHHNLSSDCMDLCQKLLHPNAVERLTFEEFFNHQFLSKQPPVDIARMIYREQESIPLVECSRTRSIGENSHDDYLPFPLDEESIRKKRNLSHSMLKGTVKPDSGFSVDIGHKNRICSPSEVVAISSGYAGHRHDSRESTGVPAKDIFFMVQKPTSSSSKDSAAVDSLELVDQDYVLVPRPPLLMSLSSVSPSRPSNSPCKSEGSQITSPNVRASSAPMPISGAAVSNAPAIRSLGSFGSPASETSHGSIDMSDAVEQPSGHFMTRIISLQQFASVITDVVKEKIENGQRLEAFSVQLVVLAIWRQALHICHAHDASGMEASPSHEVKTQKNCISKTVEYINCTSSQALDAISSEIQRNFLLGVEYGEELSWEIRQMAATKLPDAMEIIFQSALTLGRQGGVDEMMGNTESASSRYSKAVCLLCFLLVEPPFLVLSPPFSLTNSDRCRLRLYIEVINDRRGQSQLQRTVIKHEGH from the exons ATGGCCAGCACCTCTGGCGGTGTGGCGAGAGGGCGCCGGCTCGTGGGCGAttacattattgatcgacagattggGGCGGGAGCGTTCTCTACTGTGTGGCTGGCGCGGCACCGCATTCAGGGAACGGAGGTGGCCGTCAAGGAAATTGCCATGTCTCGTCTTTCTGAGAAGTTGCGGCGCAGCCTTCTCTCCGAAGTCTCCATCCTCGGTCGCATCAGCCACCCTAACATCATCGCTCTCTACGACTTCATCCAG ATTCCTGGGCGAATATATCTTGTATTGGAGTTATGCAGAGGTGGTGATTTATCTTTGTACATACAGAGTCATGGTAGAGTTTCCGAAGCAACTGCAATGTATTTTATGAAACAGCTAG CTTCTGGTTTGCAGGTTCTCCGTGCTAATAATGTCATTCATCGTGACCTGAAGCCACAG AATCTTCTTCTCTCGacatatgatgaaaatgcaaccTTGAAAATTGCAGATTTTGGCTTTGCTAG ATCTCTGTCACCTTCTACCCTAGCTGATACTCTTTGTGGTACACCCCTTTACATGGCTCCAGAAGTAATGGAATTGAAGAAGTATGATGGAAAG GCAGATCTCTGGAGTGTTGGAGTTATATTTTATCAACTTGTAACAGGAAAGACACCTTTTACTGCAAATAATCAAATAGAG TTACTGCAGAATATAGTCAATGCAAAACAACTATGTTTCCCATCACATCACAATTTGAGCTCTGACTGTATGGATTTGTGCCAGAAATTATTGCATCCTAATGCTG TGGAACGTTTGACATTTGAGGAGTTCTTCAATCATCAATTTCTTTCCAAACAGCCTCCCGTTGACATAGCAAG GATGATATATAGAGAGCAAGAAAGCATTCCACTGGTTGAATGCAGTCGTACAAGGTCCATCGGAGAAAATTCACATGATGACTATTTGCCTTTCCCTTTAGATGAGGAATCTATTAGGAAGAAAAGAAATCTTTCTCATTCCATGCTCAAGGGCACAGTGAAACCGGATTCGGGATTCTCTGTTGATATTGGACATAAAAATCGGATTTGTAGTCCATCAGAAGTTGTAGCCATTTCTTCCGGATATGCTGGCCATAGGCATGATTCTAGGGAGTCTACTGGTGTACCTGCTAAAGATATATTTTTCATGGTACAAAAGCCTACTAGTTCCTCTTCGAAAG ATTCTGCGGCTGTGGACTCATTGGAACTTGTTGATCAGGATTATGTCCTTGTTCCTAGACCACCCCTGCTTATGTCTTTGTCTTCAGTAAGTCCCTCCAGGCCAAGCAATTCACCATGCAAATCAGAAGGTTCACAAATTACATCTCCAAATGTTAGGGCATCAAGTGCACCAATGCCAATAAGTGGTGCAGCAGTCAGTAATGCTCCTGCCATAAGAAGCCTGGGAAGTTTTGGCTCTCCTGCATCAGAAACTTCCCATGGATCCATCGATATGTCTGATGCTGTGGAGCAGCCATCAGGTCACTTCATGACGAGGATTATATCGTTGCAGCAGTTTGCATCTGTCATAACAGATGTGGTCAAAGAAAAG ATCGAAAACGGGCAACGACTGGAAGCATTCTCAGTTCAGCTAGTGGTTCTTGCTATCTGGAGGCAAGCACTGCACATTTGCCATGCACATGATGCATCGGGTATGGAAGCAAGTCCGTCGCATGAAGTAAAGACCCAGAAAAATTGCATTTCCAAAACAGTGGAATATATCAACTGCACAAGCTCTCAAGCATTAGATGCTATTTCCTCAGAGATTCAGAGAAACTTTCTTCTTGGAGTTGAGTATGGCGAGGAGCTTTCCTGGGAAATTAGGCAAATGGCAG CTACCAAGCTGCCAGATGCAATGGAAATAATATTCCAATCTGCCCTTACATTGGGCAGACAGGGTGGT GTCGATGAGATGATGGGGAACACAGAGAGCGCGTCATCTCGGTATTCAAAAGCAGTATGCTTGTTGTGTTTTCTTCTGGTGGAGCCACCATTTCTTGTTCTCAGCCCGCCATTTTCCCTTACGAATTCAGATCGTTGCCGGCTCCGCTTGTACATTGAGGTTATCAACGATCGACGAGGCCAGTCCCAGTTACAGAGAACAGTCATCAAGCATGAGGGTCATTAA
- the LOC135628138 gene encoding serine/threonine-protein kinase ATG1c-like isoform X1, with the protein MASTSGGVARGRRLVGDYIIDRQIGAGAFSTVWLARHRIQGTEVAVKEIAMSRLSEKLRRSLLSEVSILGRISHPNIIALYDFIQIPGRIYLVLELCRGGDLSLYIQSHGRVSEATAMYFMKQLASGLQVLRANNVIHRDLKPQNLLLSTYDENATLKIADFGFARSLSPSTLADTLCGTPLYMAPEVMELKKYDGKADLWSVGVIFYQLVTGKTPFTANNQIELLQNIVNAKQLCFPSHHNLSSDCMDLCQKLLHPNAVERLTFEEFFNHQFLSKQPPVDIARMIYREQESIPLVECSRTRSIGENSHDDYLPFPLDEESIRKKRNLSHSMLKGTVKPDSGFSVDIGHKNRICSPSEVVAISSGYAGHRHDSRESTGVPAKDIFFMVQKPTSSSSKDSAAVDSLELVDQDYVLVPRPPLLMSLSSVSPSRPSNSPCKSEGSQITSPNVRASSAPMPISGAAVSNAPAIRSLGSFGSPASETSHGSIDMSDAVEQPSGHFMTRIISLQQFASVITDVVKEKIENGQRLEAFSVQLVVLAIWRQALHICHAHDASGMEASPSHEVKTQKNCISKTVEYINCTSSQALDAISSEIQRNFLLGVEYGEELSWEIRQMAVATKLPDAMEIIFQSALTLGRQGGVDEMMGNTESASSRYSKAVCLLCFLLVEPPFLVLSPPFSLTNSDRCRLRLYIEVINDRRGQSQLQRTVIKHEGH; encoded by the exons ATGGCCAGCACCTCTGGCGGTGTGGCGAGAGGGCGCCGGCTCGTGGGCGAttacattattgatcgacagattggGGCGGGAGCGTTCTCTACTGTGTGGCTGGCGCGGCACCGCATTCAGGGAACGGAGGTGGCCGTCAAGGAAATTGCCATGTCTCGTCTTTCTGAGAAGTTGCGGCGCAGCCTTCTCTCCGAAGTCTCCATCCTCGGTCGCATCAGCCACCCTAACATCATCGCTCTCTACGACTTCATCCAG ATTCCTGGGCGAATATATCTTGTATTGGAGTTATGCAGAGGTGGTGATTTATCTTTGTACATACAGAGTCATGGTAGAGTTTCCGAAGCAACTGCAATGTATTTTATGAAACAGCTAG CTTCTGGTTTGCAGGTTCTCCGTGCTAATAATGTCATTCATCGTGACCTGAAGCCACAG AATCTTCTTCTCTCGacatatgatgaaaatgcaaccTTGAAAATTGCAGATTTTGGCTTTGCTAG ATCTCTGTCACCTTCTACCCTAGCTGATACTCTTTGTGGTACACCCCTTTACATGGCTCCAGAAGTAATGGAATTGAAGAAGTATGATGGAAAG GCAGATCTCTGGAGTGTTGGAGTTATATTTTATCAACTTGTAACAGGAAAGACACCTTTTACTGCAAATAATCAAATAGAG TTACTGCAGAATATAGTCAATGCAAAACAACTATGTTTCCCATCACATCACAATTTGAGCTCTGACTGTATGGATTTGTGCCAGAAATTATTGCATCCTAATGCTG TGGAACGTTTGACATTTGAGGAGTTCTTCAATCATCAATTTCTTTCCAAACAGCCTCCCGTTGACATAGCAAG GATGATATATAGAGAGCAAGAAAGCATTCCACTGGTTGAATGCAGTCGTACAAGGTCCATCGGAGAAAATTCACATGATGACTATTTGCCTTTCCCTTTAGATGAGGAATCTATTAGGAAGAAAAGAAATCTTTCTCATTCCATGCTCAAGGGCACAGTGAAACCGGATTCGGGATTCTCTGTTGATATTGGACATAAAAATCGGATTTGTAGTCCATCAGAAGTTGTAGCCATTTCTTCCGGATATGCTGGCCATAGGCATGATTCTAGGGAGTCTACTGGTGTACCTGCTAAAGATATATTTTTCATGGTACAAAAGCCTACTAGTTCCTCTTCGAAAG ATTCTGCGGCTGTGGACTCATTGGAACTTGTTGATCAGGATTATGTCCTTGTTCCTAGACCACCCCTGCTTATGTCTTTGTCTTCAGTAAGTCCCTCCAGGCCAAGCAATTCACCATGCAAATCAGAAGGTTCACAAATTACATCTCCAAATGTTAGGGCATCAAGTGCACCAATGCCAATAAGTGGTGCAGCAGTCAGTAATGCTCCTGCCATAAGAAGCCTGGGAAGTTTTGGCTCTCCTGCATCAGAAACTTCCCATGGATCCATCGATATGTCTGATGCTGTGGAGCAGCCATCAGGTCACTTCATGACGAGGATTATATCGTTGCAGCAGTTTGCATCTGTCATAACAGATGTGGTCAAAGAAAAG ATCGAAAACGGGCAACGACTGGAAGCATTCTCAGTTCAGCTAGTGGTTCTTGCTATCTGGAGGCAAGCACTGCACATTTGCCATGCACATGATGCATCGGGTATGGAAGCAAGTCCGTCGCATGAAGTAAAGACCCAGAAAAATTGCATTTCCAAAACAGTGGAATATATCAACTGCACAAGCTCTCAAGCATTAGATGCTATTTCCTCAGAGATTCAGAGAAACTTTCTTCTTGGAGTTGAGTATGGCGAGGAGCTTTCCTGGGAAATTAGGCAAATGGCAG TAGCTACCAAGCTGCCAGATGCAATGGAAATAATATTCCAATCTGCCCTTACATTGGGCAGACAGGGTGGT GTCGATGAGATGATGGGGAACACAGAGAGCGCGTCATCTCGGTATTCAAAAGCAGTATGCTTGTTGTGTTTTCTTCTGGTGGAGCCACCATTTCTTGTTCTCAGCCCGCCATTTTCCCTTACGAATTCAGATCGTTGCCGGCTCCGCTTGTACATTGAGGTTATCAACGATCGACGAGGCCAGTCCCAGTTACAGAGAACAGTCATCAAGCATGAGGGTCATTAA